A stretch of Pseudomonas sp. LS.1a DNA encodes these proteins:
- the xdhC gene encoding xanthine dehydrogenase accessory protein XdhC: MHQWINALADHQSRGEACVLVTIIEERGSTPRNAGSKMVVSASGLFDTIGGGHLEYKALHIARQMLEEHRTTPHLERFSLGASLGQCCGGVTVLLFEPMAAVQAQIAVFGAGHVGRALVPLLAALPCRVRWIDSREQEFPALIPDGVTKVVSEEPVDEVAELPPGCYCIVMTHNHQLDLELTAAILKRNDFTWFGLIGSKTKRVKFEHRLRERGYDDAVMARMRCPMGLAEVKGKLPIEIAVSIAGEIIATYNACFGQHDAAANAGPIAQLLPPSRRSQAI, from the coding sequence ATGCACCAATGGATCAACGCCCTCGCCGACCACCAGTCCCGTGGCGAAGCCTGCGTGCTCGTTACCATCATCGAGGAACGCGGCTCGACCCCGCGCAATGCCGGCTCGAAAATGGTCGTCAGCGCCAGCGGCCTGTTCGACACCATCGGCGGCGGCCACCTGGAATACAAGGCCCTGCACATCGCCCGGCAGATGCTCGAAGAGCACCGCACCACCCCGCACCTGGAACGCTTCAGCCTCGGTGCCAGCCTTGGCCAGTGCTGCGGCGGCGTCACTGTGCTGCTGTTCGAACCCATGGCCGCGGTGCAGGCGCAGATCGCCGTGTTCGGCGCGGGCCATGTCGGCCGCGCTCTGGTACCCTTGCTCGCCGCGCTGCCCTGCCGGGTGCGCTGGATCGATTCGCGCGAGCAGGAGTTCCCTGCCCTGATCCCCGACGGGGTGACCAAGGTGGTCAGCGAGGAGCCGGTCGACGAAGTGGCCGAGCTACCGCCAGGCTGCTATTGCATCGTCATGACCCACAACCACCAGCTCGACCTGGAACTGACTGCCGCCATTCTCAAGCGCAACGACTTCACCTGGTTCGGCCTGATCGGCTCGAAGACCAAACGGGTCAAGTTCGAGCACCGCCTGCGCGAGCGCGGCTACGACGATGCGGTGATGGCGCGCATGCGCTGCCCGATGGGCCTGGCCGAGGTCAAGGGCAAGCTGCCCATCGAGATCGCCGTATCCATCGCCGGTGAAATCATCGCCACCTACAACGCCTGCTTCGGCCAGCACGACGCTGCCGCCAATGCCGGCCCCATTGCCCAGTTGCTGCCGCCCTCCCGGCGCAGCCAAGCCATTTGA